One segment of Acropora muricata isolate sample 2 chromosome 8, ASM3666990v1, whole genome shotgun sequence DNA contains the following:
- the LOC136925753 gene encoding uncharacterized protein isoform X2 — protein MEVILQEPKAFFAVILCIICQCYTEQHNTTMLSTSLSLSPLNLWTTINATAMTTQVNKTSSTVNLTEGVSPNSSTVGIVNASASIISQITGSTKTQNSTFFLEFKSGAIKWNQELTKEHGNTFINTANTIVEIIDNIYVNMSMYKGSYVIGFREGGYVSVKLQFHNADTDNVDQFIEFLRAGGRELLTDRVYIKLGNVADCIVTYVYTSLCDCSFMTYKRMITCRQPDIYGGEPCPEKCTTGHLIAGSQACSWDDLDAFECAASTPTHISTVLVVSIAAFIGLPH, from the exons ATGGAAGTCATTTTACAG GAGCCTAAGGCATTTTTTGCTGTGATTTTGTGCATAATATGTCAGTGTTATACTGAACAACACAACACGACCATGTTGTCCACGTCTCTATCGCTTTCTCCACTAAACTTGTGGACAACAATAAATGCAACAGCCATGACTACCCAAGTAAACAAAACCAGCAGTACAG TTAATCTTACCGAGGGAGTGAGTCCAAACAGCTCGACTGTAGGGATCGTAAATGCAAGTGCCTCTATTATAAGCCAGATAACGGGAAGTACCAAAACACAAAACA GTACTTTCTTTTTGGAGTTCAAGTCAGGTGCGATTAAGTGGAACCAAGAACTAACTAAAGAACATGGCAACACGTTTATCAACACCGCAAATACAATTGTTGAAATC ATTGACAATATTTACGTTAACATGTCAATGTACAAAGGCAGCTATGTTATTGGCTTCAG AGAAGGAGGCTATGTCTCTGTGAAGCTTCAATTTCACAATGCAGACACAGATAACGTGGACCAGTTCATTGAATTTCTTCGAGCAGGTGGAAGGGAACTTCTGACAGACAGAGTTTATATCAAGCTCGGGAACGTAG CTGATTGTATCGTTACCTACGTTTACACCTCTTTATGTGACTGTTCATTCATGACCTACAAACGGATGATCACCTGCCGACAGCCTGACATATATGGCGGCGAACCGTGCCCTGAAAAGTGTACCACTGGCCATCTGATTGCAGGTTCTCAAGCTTGTTCATGGGACGATTTAGACGCGTTCGAATGTGCAGCTTCGACTCCGACGCATATAAGCACAGTGTTAGTTGTCTCAATAGCCGCTTTCATTGGCTTGCCACATTAA
- the LOC136925753 gene encoding uncharacterized protein isoform X1, with protein sequence MEVILQEPKAFFAVILCIICQCYTEQHNTTMLSTSLSLSPLNLWTTINATAMTTQVNKTSSTVSVNLTEGVSPNSSTVGIVNASASIISQITGSTKTQNSTFFLEFKSGAIKWNQELTKEHGNTFINTANTIVEIIDNIYVNMSMYKGSYVIGFREGGYVSVKLQFHNADTDNVDQFIEFLRAGGRELLTDRVYIKLGNVADCIVTYVYTSLCDCSFMTYKRMITCRQPDIYGGEPCPEKCTTGHLIAGSQACSWDDLDAFECAASTPTHISTVLVVSIAAFIGLPH encoded by the exons ATGGAAGTCATTTTACAG GAGCCTAAGGCATTTTTTGCTGTGATTTTGTGCATAATATGTCAGTGTTATACTGAACAACACAACACGACCATGTTGTCCACGTCTCTATCGCTTTCTCCACTAAACTTGTGGACAACAATAAATGCAACAGCCATGACTACCCAAGTAAACAAAACCAGCAGTACAG TTTCAGTTAATCTTACCGAGGGAGTGAGTCCAAACAGCTCGACTGTAGGGATCGTAAATGCAAGTGCCTCTATTATAAGCCAGATAACGGGAAGTACCAAAACACAAAACA GTACTTTCTTTTTGGAGTTCAAGTCAGGTGCGATTAAGTGGAACCAAGAACTAACTAAAGAACATGGCAACACGTTTATCAACACCGCAAATACAATTGTTGAAATC ATTGACAATATTTACGTTAACATGTCAATGTACAAAGGCAGCTATGTTATTGGCTTCAG AGAAGGAGGCTATGTCTCTGTGAAGCTTCAATTTCACAATGCAGACACAGATAACGTGGACCAGTTCATTGAATTTCTTCGAGCAGGTGGAAGGGAACTTCTGACAGACAGAGTTTATATCAAGCTCGGGAACGTAG CTGATTGTATCGTTACCTACGTTTACACCTCTTTATGTGACTGTTCATTCATGACCTACAAACGGATGATCACCTGCCGACAGCCTGACATATATGGCGGCGAACCGTGCCCTGAAAAGTGTACCACTGGCCATCTGATTGCAGGTTCTCAAGCTTGTTCATGGGACGATTTAGACGCGTTCGAATGTGCAGCTTCGACTCCGACGCATATAAGCACAGTGTTAGTTGTCTCAATAGCCGCTTTCATTGGCTTGCCACATTAA